Proteins from one Homalodisca vitripennis isolate AUS2020 chromosome 3, UT_GWSS_2.1, whole genome shotgun sequence genomic window:
- the LOC124358034 gene encoding putative uncharacterized protein DDB_G0287265: MASRDEVFLRSSELSAYVDNVLNESDSDSGDLDGETVNINDDNDEISDNDGRSDSSDDDDDNDNRPNLQTWTWTNDTNTVRQINFTGNSGINPIVSRQLNADCTELDVLNQFLTNEFWDKVVSETNKYAREKILGGGDVRPNNNWTDVTKDEMKAYFSLVVLMSQNPKTKSN, encoded by the coding sequence ATGGCGTCTCGCGATGAAGTGTTTCTCCGTTCGTCGGAGTTATCTGCGTATGTGGATAATGTACTGAATGAAAGTGATAGTGATAGTGGTGATTTAGATGGCGAAACTGTGAATATCAATGACGATAATGATGAAATCAGTGACAATGACGGGCGAAGTGATAGTAGTGATGACGATGACGACAATGACAATAGGCCTAACCTCCAAACTTGGACCTGGACAAATGACACAAACACAGTAAGGCAAATCAACTTTACTGGAAATTCAGGTATAAATCCAATTGTTTCCAGGCAATTGAATGCTGATTGTACAGAGCTAGATGTATTGAATCAATTTCTAACCAATGAGTTCTGGGATAAAGTTGTAAGTGAAACTAACAAGTATGCTAGGGAGAAAATTCTTGGTGGAGGTGAtgttaggcctaataataattggaCTGATGTAACCAAGGATGAAATGAAGGCTTACTTTAGCCTTGTTGTTTTGATGTCacaaaacccaaaaacaaaaagtaactga